The following proteins are encoded in a genomic region of Arachis stenosperma cultivar V10309 chromosome 4, arast.V10309.gnm1.PFL2, whole genome shotgun sequence:
- the LOC130974621 gene encoding protein FAR1-RELATED SEQUENCE 5-like — protein MHAKCVIEDNDEAGIRPNKTFLALSNEAGGPSNLGFSEKDLRNYITARLRSSNVNADVREMMSYFRRMKDINPNFFYAVKLDDECKFKSAVWVDARCRASYEYYGDVVSVDSTYSTNRHGLPFVSFVGVNHHGRSTLLGCALLGNEKIGSYEWVFLQWVKCMGTAPKCIITDQCRSLYRAIKNTLPDTRHRWCIWHIMNKLPSKLGGYRRYGALYGDLNDIVWNSRTEESFEDDWADFIDEYNLHNNTWLSVLYDDRRMWVPIYFKGEFWAGMRSTQRSESMHAFYGGYLHSKTSLVQFVHEYDNVLGVKEQRELEDDAADSRGVIPCATTSPIEKQFQQEYTTSIFRDVQIEFVRKANCRVSAVDEQGPVVCVKVEEEKLLNDTILCVPYDVHFDRSTHELRCECNLFESSGVLCCHCLEVFHSYKVYKVPSCYILPRWSKKIKRKHTYVKSSHDVSRSDESHVAFRELCAHFYNVAQEFLGDDEETALLHVALEETRAKLATHRAKKRSESMAETQTNIGSQSSNDVGVDDIQGPSKVTTKGRPKSKRLGSALEKSIKNSRRRKQKNSHPVVRPHTFQDINHCDVSSLDVPKQDGGFMIHVSFKVLRQLLQSIQFNKVVSDFYTLDYIVFRLDVHFSKLLDVQISYIGGWKKNVMESSLSNVKNNKALSMSTVSKLSITK, from the exons ATGCATGCGAAGTGCGTGATCGAGGATAATGATGAGGCTGGGATTCGACCAAACAAGACATTCCTTGCTTTGTCAAATGAGGCTGGTGGCCCCTCTAACTTGGGATTCTCAGAGAAGGATTTAAGAAACTATATAACAGCAAGGCTCCGAAGTAGCAACGTTAATGCGGATGTCAGGGAGATGATGAGCTACTTTAGGAGAATGAAGGACATCAATCCGAACTTCTTTTACGCGGTGAAGTTGGACGATGAGTGTAAATTTAAGAGTGCAGTATGGGTTGATGCAAGGTGTAGGGCGTCGTATGAATACTATGGAGACGTCGTGTCAGTTGATAGCACGTACAGTACAAATAG GCATGGATTACCGTTTGTGTCGTTCGTTGGGGTCAACCACCATGGTAGGTCGACCCTCCTCGGTTGTGCTTTGTTGGGGAATGAAAAAATCGGAAGTTATGAGTGGGTTTTTCTCCAATGGGTGAAGTGCATGGGAACTGCTCCAAAGTGTATCATAACCGATCAATGTCGATCCCTTTACCGTGCGATCAAAAATACTTTACCCGACACACGCCACCGGTGGTGCATTTGGCATATTATGAATAAGCTACCTTCGAAGCTTGGGGGTTACCGCCGGTACGGAGCTTTGTATGGTGACCTAAACGacattgtgtggaactctcggACGGAGGAGTCATTTGAAGATGATTGGGCTGATTTTATAGATGAGTACAACTTACATAACAACACATGGCTGTCAG TTCTGTATGATGACCGACGCATGTGGGTCCCAATATACTTTAAGGGTGAATTTTGGGCAGGAATGCGGAGTACGCAGAGGAGTGAGAGCATGCACGCATTCTACGGTGGATACTTACACAGTAAAACTAGCTTGGTCCAATTTGTTCATGAATATGACAATGTGCTTGGAGTCAAGGAGCAGAGGGAACTGGAGGATGATGCTGCAGACTCGAGGGGGGTTATCCCTTGTGCAACTACCTCGCCTATAGAGAAACAGTTTCAGCAAGAGTATACCACGAGCATTTTTAGGGATGTTCAAATTGAGTTTGTGAGGAAGGCTAACTGCAGAGTTTCTGCAGTTGATGAACAGGGTCCAGTGGTCTGCGTGAAGGTGGAAGAGGAGAAACTACTCAACGATACTATTCTATGCGTTCCGTATGATGTTCACTTTGACCGTTCCACACATGAGCTTCGTTGTGAATGCAATCTTTTTGAGAGTTCAGGTGTGTTATGCTGTCACTGCCTTGAAGTTTTCCATTCGTATAAAGTGTACAAAGTACCGTCCTGTTATATTCTTCCTCGATGGAGCAAGAAGATAAAGCGCAAGCATACGTATGTCAAAAGTAGCCATGATGTCAGTCGGTCAGATGAGAGTCATGTTGCATTTAGGGAACTGTGTGCACACTTCTATAATGTTGCTCAAGAGTTTCTCGGTGATGATGAAGAAACAGCATTGCTGCATGTTGCTTTGGAAGAAACAAGGGCCAAGTTGGCTACGCACCGTGCCAAAAAGAGGTCCGAGAGCATGGCAGAGACTCAGACCAACATTGGCTCTCAGAGTTCGAATGATGTCGGTGTTGATGACATCCAAGGCCCATCGAAGGTCACCACAAAGGGCAGGCCAAAGAGTAAGAGGCTTGGCTCTGCCCTTGAGAAGTCCATCAAGAATTCAAGACGGAGAAAACAAAAGAATTCACATCCG GTGGTTCGTCCGCACACATTTCAAGATATAAACCATTGTGATGTTTCTAGCCTGGATGTTCCCAAACAAGACGGTGGTTTCAT GATTCATGTTAGTTTCAAGGTTCTAAGGCAGCTGTTGCAAAG TATACAGTTTAATAAAGTTGTTTCTGATTTCTACACGCTTGACTATATAGTTTTTCG ACTGGATGTTCATTTTAGTAAGTTATTGGATGTTCAGATTAGCTATATTGGCGGATG GAAAAAAAATGTCATGGAATCAAGTCTTTCTAATGTGAAAAATAACAAAGCACTAAGCATGTCAACAGTAAGTAAACTCAGTATAACAAAGTAG
- the LOC130973202 gene encoding stilbene synthase 3 has protein sequence MVSVSEIRNVQRAEGPATVLAIGTANPSNCVDQSTYADYYFRVTNSEHMTDLKKKFQRICERTQIKNRHMYLTEEILKENPNMCAYKAPSLDAREDMMIREVPRVGKEAATKAIKEWGQPMSKITHLIFCTTSGVALPGVDYELIVLLGLDPCVKRYMMYHQGCFAGGTVLRLAKDLAENNKDARVLIVCSENTAVTFRGPSETDMDSLVGQALFADGAAAIIIGSDPVPEVEKPLFEIVSTDQKLVPGSHGAIGGLLREVGLTFYLNKSVPDIISQNINDALSKAFDPLGISDYNSIFWIAHPGGRAILDQVEQKVNLKPEKMKATRDVLSNYGNMSSACVFFIMDLMRKKSLEEGLKTTGEGLDWGVLFGFGPGLTIETVVLRSVAI, from the exons ATGGTGTCTGTGAGTGAGATCCGCAACGTTCAAAGGGCAGAAGGCCCTGCAACTGTATTGGCAATTGGCACGGCAAATCCATCAAATTGTGTTGATCAGAGTACATATGCTGATTACTATTTTAGAGTAACCAATAGCGAGCACATGACTGATCTCAAGAAGAAATTTCAGCGCATTT GTGAACGAACACAGATCAAAAACAGACATATGTATTTAACGGAAGAGATACTgaaagaaaatcctaacatgtgTGCATACAAGGCACCATCGTTGGATGCAAGGGAAGATATGATGATCAGGGAGGTACCAAGGGTTGGAAAAGAGGCTGCAACCAAGGCCATCAAAGAATGGGGACAGCCAATGTCTAAAATCACACATTTGATCTTCTGCACCACCAGCGGTGTTGCGTTGCCTGGCGTTGATTACGAACTCATTGTACTCTTAGGGCTCGACCCATGCGTCAAGAGGTACATGATGTACCACCAAGGCTGCTTCGCTGGTGGCACTGTTCTTCGTTTGGCTAAGGACTTGGCTGAAAACAACAAGGATGCTCGTGTTCTTATTGTTTGTTCTGAGAATACCGCAGTCACTTTCCGTGGTCCTAGTGAGACAGACATGGATAGTCTTGTAGGACAAGCATTGTTTGCAGATGGAGCTGCTGCGATTATCATTGGTTCTGATCCTGTGCCAGAGGTTGAGAAACCTCTCTTTGAGATTGTTTCGACCGATCAAAAACTTGTCCCTGGCAGCCATGGAGCTATCGGTGGTCTCCTTCGTGAAGTTGGACTTACATTCTATCTTAACAAGAGTGTTCCTGATATTATTTCGCAAAATATCAACGACGCGCTCAGTAAAGCTTTTGATCCATTGGGTATATCTGATTATAACTCAATATTTTGGATTGCACACCCTGGTGGACGTGCAATTTTGGACCAAGTTGAACAGAAGGTGAACTTGAAACCAGAAAAAATGAAAGCTACTAGAGATGTGCTTAGCAACTATGGTAATATGTCAAGCGCATGTGTGTTCTTCATCATGGATTTGATGAGGAAGAAGTCTCTTGAAGAAGGACTTAAAACCACTGGTGAAGGACTTGATTGGGGTGTGCTTTTTGGTTTTGGTCCTGGTCTCACCATTGAAACCGTTGTTCTTCGCAGTGTGGCCATCTGA